In Phyllobacterium zundukense, one DNA window encodes the following:
- a CDS encoding translocation/assembly module TamB domain-containing protein, with the protein MTRILATLFLLLFAAPALAQDSAEAEKSYFLSFVQNQLSTPNRQIVISNIQGVLSSEASIGSITVADREGVWLRVTNAKIVWSRLALLRGRLDVNTLAAERIDILRKPLPDESLPSPEAKGFSLPELPLAVILQDLQIGRIAFGDGVFGLMSEISLAGNLRLEGGSLDFSLQVRRLDGPGGEFQIKAAYANESQQLDLDLTLNEPENGIVANLLSIEGRPPVALALKGSGPLSDLALQLTLDAAGKRVLTGETKLDRQSDGLGFNTTLNGEIAALIPPVFRDFFGNETALIVNGVLRDAGGVALDRLNIKSNALALDATGETTNDGFLRRLKVDATIADPTGKKVILPVKGGQTTVDKAVLAVAFGTSTNSDWTSSLEVTNLTTDSFAAKSVNLIGKGLAENIDNPAARSLTYDVTGDVSGITAKRADIAEALGELIQLKINGDWKAGTPVNLKQALIAANGLSASLAGTINEFAYRGDILVKASSIAPFSALAGRDLAGSIDLKANGLVEALTGGFDLMLDGYATGMQFGIDAADKVLAGETRITGGLARNANGLTARDFKIVNPQTLVTANGTFASGAANFDFGVDLTDLALLSEKAGGALKVKGSARGQDNIIALAFNAGVAEGTLSGRKLTEGDLTFNGTLYKGIVDGKVSGLAFLDGIRADLATEIAIHKDDKRLTNIQFIAGGTRLRGDVMQDKKGLLQGNLTLASSDVSTAAALFLVEATGRADATIALSHDEEKQNVDIKGQIDGLKANDIIIGKAAIALAAQDIFKVPSANGSVTASDVSAAGIDITSLDAQAAQDGKTTNFKMNAGLKNGARTSVGGSLQPTDTGYLLSLANADLTRGTLAARLVQPAAINVAGSNVSFGDIILDVGKGKVTVSGEVAETLNLAVAIQKLPLDIANTIKPDLGLGGEINGTAKIGGTRVKPDVNFDMQARGITAAALKKAGLDALNLDAKGTSTTDQLNVDAHLTGAGGLDASARGSVPLAQGQLGVDFDLRSFPLNALNGVVKGQNLAGNISGRGRVTGTLQRPNAEFDLKGTGLSAKPLQEAGLAPLQLTAAGRFANNMLTLASAKADGPQGFTVSASGKVPLSGSGLGINVTGNIPLSLANRFLADRGTQAKGVIDVTASITGSFARPQIRGMFSTNGAEVLDPEANIRLQRITLLGSMEGTTVTIRTLNAALSTGGTISATGTISTDAAANFPANIDIRLDKARYADGNLVVATVTGALAVKGPLTRDPVISGNINIDRAEITVPESFGGSSAVIDVKHKDPSKAVAQTLKRARADQPKVATPTARPSVVRLDINVTAPNRIFVRGRGLDAEIGGSVRLTGPATNIQPVGAFDLIRGRLGILGQRITFTEGQVTLVGDLDPELNFVASTQGTDITVNVTVRGRVSDLQISFSSQPELPQDEVMARLIFNRSISELSPLQVARLAAAAAELAGGSNSSLLDSLRKNTGLDDLDVVTDSQGNAGVRAGRYIRDNVYLGVEAGAGGKTKGTINLDITPNLKAKGAVGSDGDSGAGLFFEKDY; encoded by the coding sequence TTGACCCGGATTCTTGCAACCCTCTTCCTCCTGCTCTTTGCTGCCCCTGCCTTGGCGCAGGACAGCGCCGAGGCTGAGAAGTCCTACTTCCTGAGCTTTGTCCAGAATCAGCTTTCAACGCCCAATCGTCAGATCGTCATTTCCAACATTCAGGGCGTCCTCTCCTCCGAGGCCAGCATCGGCAGCATTACCGTTGCAGACCGCGAAGGCGTCTGGCTCAGGGTCACCAATGCGAAAATCGTCTGGAGCCGTCTCGCCTTGCTGCGGGGTCGCCTTGACGTCAACACGCTGGCTGCCGAACGTATTGACATTCTACGCAAGCCGCTGCCGGATGAAAGCCTGCCTTCGCCCGAAGCCAAGGGATTCAGCCTGCCGGAACTGCCGTTGGCGGTGATCCTTCAGGACTTGCAGATTGGGCGCATAGCTTTCGGGGATGGCGTTTTCGGCCTCATGTCCGAAATATCGCTGGCAGGCAATTTGAGGCTGGAAGGAGGATCGCTCGATTTCAGCCTGCAGGTGCGTCGCCTCGATGGTCCGGGCGGAGAATTCCAGATCAAGGCGGCCTATGCCAATGAAAGCCAGCAGCTCGACCTCGACCTGACATTGAATGAGCCGGAAAACGGTATTGTCGCCAATCTTCTCAGTATCGAGGGCAGGCCGCCGGTAGCGCTGGCGCTGAAAGGCTCCGGTCCCCTGAGCGATCTCGCCTTGCAGCTGACGCTCGATGCGGCGGGCAAGCGCGTGCTCACTGGCGAAACCAAGCTCGACCGCCAGAGCGACGGCCTCGGTTTCAACACCACGCTCAATGGCGAGATCGCTGCGTTGATCCCGCCGGTTTTCCGTGACTTCTTCGGCAATGAAACGGCGCTCATCGTCAATGGTGTGTTGCGCGATGCCGGCGGCGTGGCACTTGACCGATTGAACATCAAGAGCAATGCGCTCGCGCTTGATGCGACCGGCGAGACCACCAATGATGGCTTCCTCCGCCGTTTGAAGGTCGATGCGACGATTGCGGATCCTACTGGAAAGAAGGTTATCCTGCCGGTGAAGGGTGGGCAGACGACCGTCGACAAGGCGGTGCTGGCGGTGGCTTTCGGCACCAGCACCAATAGTGACTGGACCAGCAGCCTTGAGGTAACGAATCTCACGACCGACAGCTTCGCCGCAAAATCCGTCAATCTCATCGGCAAGGGCCTTGCCGAGAACATCGACAATCCGGCCGCTCGCTCGCTGACCTATGATGTGACCGGCGACGTCTCGGGCATCACCGCCAAGCGCGCGGATATTGCCGAGGCGCTCGGCGAACTCATTCAGCTCAAGATCAATGGCGACTGGAAGGCCGGAACGCCGGTCAACCTCAAGCAGGCGCTGATCGCCGCCAACGGCCTCAGCGCGTCGCTTGCCGGTACCATCAACGAATTCGCCTATCGCGGTGACATTCTAGTCAAGGCATCGAGCATCGCGCCGTTCTCCGCCCTGGCGGGTCGCGATCTCGCCGGCTCGATCGATCTGAAGGCCAATGGCCTTGTCGAGGCATTGACGGGCGGCTTCGACCTGATGCTGGACGGGTACGCTACCGGCATGCAGTTCGGCATTGATGCCGCCGACAAGGTGCTTGCGGGTGAGACACGCATCACCGGCGGGCTGGCACGCAACGCGAACGGCCTCACTGCCAGGGATTTCAAAATTGTAAACCCGCAGACGCTGGTCACTGCCAACGGCACTTTCGCCAGCGGCGCGGCAAACTTTGATTTCGGCGTCGATCTCACCGATCTCGCGCTGCTTTCCGAGAAGGCCGGCGGTGCACTCAAGGTCAAGGGCAGCGCACGCGGCCAGGATAATATCATCGCGCTCGCCTTCAACGCTGGTGTAGCCGAAGGCACCTTGTCCGGCCGCAAGCTGACTGAGGGCGACCTGACCTTCAACGGCACGCTGTACAAGGGTATTGTCGACGGCAAGGTATCCGGTCTTGCCTTCCTCGATGGGATACGCGCCGACCTTGCAACGGAGATCGCCATCCACAAGGATGATAAGCGACTCACCAACATCCAGTTCATCGCAGGCGGCACCCGGCTTCGCGGCGATGTCATGCAAGACAAGAAGGGTTTGCTTCAGGGTAATCTGACACTCGCCTCCAGCGATGTGTCGACTGCTGCGGCGCTGTTCCTCGTCGAAGCGACGGGCAGGGCCGATGCAACCATTGCGCTTTCCCACGACGAGGAAAAGCAGAACGTCGATATCAAAGGTCAGATCGACGGGCTGAAAGCCAACGACATCATTATCGGCAAGGCTGCAATCGCGCTGGCAGCGCAGGATATTTTCAAGGTGCCCTCCGCCAATGGTTCAGTGACGGCGTCCGATGTATCGGCAGCGGGCATCGACATTACCAGCCTCGACGCGCAGGCGGCGCAGGACGGCAAGACCACCAACTTCAAGATGAATGCCGGCCTGAAGAACGGTGCCAGGACGTCTGTTGGCGGCTCGTTGCAGCCGACGGACACGGGTTATCTCCTGTCGTTGGCCAATGCAGATTTGACGCGCGGGACGCTTGCAGCCCGGCTGGTCCAGCCTGCCGCGATCAATGTGGCGGGCAGCAATGTCTCCTTCGGTGACATTATTCTCGACGTCGGCAAGGGCAAGGTGACGGTCAGCGGCGAAGTTGCCGAAACGCTGAACCTCGCGGTTGCCATCCAGAAATTGCCGCTCGACATCGCCAACACCATCAAGCCGGACCTTGGGCTCGGCGGAGAAATCAACGGCACGGCAAAGATCGGCGGCACACGCGTGAAGCCGGATGTCAATTTCGACATGCAGGCCCGTGGCATCACCGCTGCCGCGTTGAAAAAAGCCGGCCTTGACGCACTCAACCTCGATGCGAAGGGTACTTCCACCACGGACCAGCTCAATGTCGATGCGCATTTGACCGGAGCCGGTGGGCTCGATGCCTCCGCCAGGGGTTCCGTGCCGCTAGCGCAGGGCCAGCTCGGCGTGGATTTCGATCTCAGGAGTTTCCCACTCAACGCTTTGAACGGCGTTGTGAAGGGCCAGAACCTGGCTGGCAATATCTCCGGCAGGGGCCGCGTCACCGGCACGCTGCAGAGGCCCAATGCCGAGTTCGATCTGAAGGGTACTGGTCTTTCTGCCAAGCCCTTGCAGGAGGCCGGGCTTGCACCATTGCAACTCACAGCGGCCGGACGCTTCGCCAACAACATGCTGACACTCGCCTCTGCCAAGGCAGACGGGCCCCAGGGCTTTACCGTCTCTGCCAGCGGCAAGGTTCCCCTGAGCGGGTCGGGGCTTGGCATCAACGTCACCGGCAATATTCCCCTTTCGCTTGCCAACCGCTTCCTTGCCGATCGTGGCACCCAGGCAAAAGGCGTGATCGACGTGACGGCGTCGATTACGGGGAGCTTCGCGCGACCGCAGATCCGCGGCATGTTCTCTACCAACGGAGCCGAGGTCCTCGATCCGGAAGCCAATATAAGGCTGCAGCGCATCACGCTCCTCGGCAGCATGGAAGGCACGACCGTTACCATCCGCACCCTGAATGCGGCGCTCTCGACCGGCGGCACGATCAGTGCGACCGGGACGATTTCAACGGATGCGGCCGCCAATTTCCCGGCGAATATCGATATCAGGCTCGACAAGGCGCGCTATGCCGACGGCAATCTTGTGGTTGCTACCGTTACCGGTGCACTCGCCGTCAAGGGTCCACTTACCCGCGATCCCGTTATCTCGGGCAACATCAATATCGACCGCGCCGAAATCACCGTTCCGGAAAGTTTTGGCGGCTCCTCGGCGGTCATCGATGTCAAACACAAGGATCCGTCAAAGGCTGTTGCGCAGACTTTGAAGCGCGCCAGGGCGGATCAACCCAAGGTGGCGACGCCGACGGCCCGCCCAAGCGTTGTTCGGCTTGATATCAACGTCACCGCACCCAACAGGATTTTCGTGCGCGGTCGTGGGCTCGACGCGGAAATCGGCGGCTCCGTGCGCCTTACGGGTCCGGCCACCAATATTCAGCCGGTCGGTGCGTTCGATCTGATCCGCGGCCGTCTCGGCATTCTTGGACAACGTATCACCTTCACCGAAGGTCAGGTTACGCTGGTCGGGGATCTCGACCCCGAACTCAATTTCGTCGCCAGCACGCAAGGCACTGATATCACCGTAAACGTCACAGTCAGAGGCCGTGTTTCGGACCTGCAGATCAGCTTCTCGTCGCAGCCGGAACTGCCGCAGGACGAGGTCATGGCGCGGCTGATCTTCAACCGCTCGATCAGCGAATTGTCACCGTTGCAGGTTGCACGGCTGGCCGCTGCTGCGGCGGAACTTGCAGGCGGGTCGAACTCCTCGCTGCTCGACAGTTTGCGCAAGAACACGGGCCTGGACGATCTCGATGTGGTCACCGACAGCCAGGGCAATGCCGGCGTGCGTGCCGGCCGTTATATCCGTGACAATGTCTATCTGGGTGTCGAAGCCGGCGCTGGGGGCAAGACCAAAGGCACGATCAATCTCGATATCACGCCGAACCTGAAGGCCAAGGGCGCGGTCGGCAGCGATGGCGATTCCGGCGCGGGCCTGTTCTTCGAGAAGGATTATTGA
- a CDS encoding autotransporter assembly complex protein TamA, with the protein MDFRRPQASFFGAALLACTALVSPAHAFDLFGIHLWGEKKDADADAVIADPHKYTVEISATENKETKKLIEGASGLVADKDKPASGAAGLLAKARGDYRRILGALYADGRYGGTISIKVDGREASDIPPDATLPNPAPVTISVDPGPQFLFATARVEHMAPPPVDPKDVVDRPENQGFAPGDIARSTTIVKAERLAVDAWREQGHPKAKIISREVLADHDNNKVDATIDVDPDRRASFGPVRVTGTERMDPEFVAFITGLQPGVEYDPDEIERARKRLSRLEVFRSARIEEADAITNDGLLPITVAVQEQKLRRFGLGGSYSTLDGAGFDAYWLHRNLFGRAERLRFDAKIGGIGAQSYSPQDYNYLLGVSFTKPGVYTPDTDFIASLIGERKVLDAYTQTSITADAGFTQIFSDELTGKLTANISKSRFDDDFFGKRDFLTVGVVGGLTYDSRDSKVDPASGYFLEGLLSPFYEIEYGNFATKFTAEGRTYYGFGADNRFILAGRLKLGTIVGAEVAELPPDQLFFAGGGGSIRGYAYRNVGVNVTRDGENFVIGGRSLIESSVEARVRMTDTIGVVGFVDAGYVGEESFPDFAEQLRVGVGAGLRYNTGLGPIRLDFAVPLDRTDDDPDFAFYVGIGQAF; encoded by the coding sequence ATGGACTTCAGGCGCCCACAGGCCAGTTTTTTTGGCGCCGCTCTGCTGGCTTGCACAGCTCTTGTCTCGCCCGCCCACGCGTTCGATCTGTTCGGGATTCATCTCTGGGGTGAAAAGAAGGACGCCGATGCCGATGCGGTGATCGCCGATCCGCACAAATACACCGTAGAAATTTCAGCCACCGAAAATAAAGAAACGAAAAAGCTCATCGAGGGCGCCTCTGGCCTTGTCGCCGACAAGGACAAGCCGGCGTCCGGCGCCGCTGGTCTGCTTGCCAAGGCAAGAGGTGACTATCGCCGCATTCTCGGCGCTCTCTATGCCGATGGCCGTTATGGCGGCACGATCAGCATCAAGGTAGATGGGCGGGAAGCCAGCGATATTCCGCCGGATGCAACGCTGCCGAACCCTGCCCCTGTGACGATCTCCGTCGATCCGGGTCCCCAGTTCCTGTTCGCCACTGCGCGCGTCGAGCATATGGCGCCGCCGCCGGTCGATCCGAAGGACGTCGTGGATCGGCCGGAAAATCAAGGTTTTGCCCCCGGTGATATCGCCAGATCCACGACCATCGTCAAGGCTGAACGGCTCGCTGTCGATGCGTGGCGTGAACAGGGCCATCCCAAGGCAAAAATCATCTCGCGCGAAGTGCTTGCCGACCACGACAACAACAAGGTTGACGCCACGATCGATGTCGATCCGGATCGGCGCGCATCTTTCGGTCCGGTCCGGGTGACGGGGACGGAGCGTATGGATCCGGAATTCGTCGCCTTCATTACCGGCTTGCAGCCCGGGGTGGAGTATGACCCCGATGAGATCGAACGCGCCAGGAAGCGTCTGTCGCGTCTGGAGGTCTTCCGGTCGGCCCGCATCGAGGAGGCCGATGCCATCACCAACGACGGCCTCCTGCCGATTACTGTCGCCGTGCAGGAACAGAAGCTGCGGCGTTTCGGCTTGGGCGGTTCGTATTCGACGCTCGACGGTGCCGGTTTCGATGCATACTGGCTGCACCGCAATCTGTTCGGCCGGGCGGAGCGTTTGCGCTTCGACGCCAAGATCGGCGGTATCGGCGCACAGTCCTACAGCCCGCAGGATTATAATTATCTTCTCGGCGTGAGCTTTACCAAGCCAGGTGTCTATACGCCCGATACGGATTTCATCGCGTCGCTCATCGGGGAACGCAAGGTTCTCGACGCCTATACGCAGACATCGATCACCGCCGATGCCGGTTTCACCCAAATCTTCTCGGATGAATTGACCGGAAAGCTGACGGCGAACATATCCAAGTCGCGTTTCGACGATGATTTCTTCGGCAAACGTGATTTTCTGACCGTCGGCGTCGTTGGCGGTCTTACTTACGATAGCCGCGACAGCAAGGTCGATCCGGCCAGCGGCTATTTTCTCGAAGGCCTGCTGTCGCCGTTCTACGAAATCGAATACGGCAATTTCGCCACCAAGTTCACCGCGGAAGGCCGCACCTATTACGGGTTCGGTGCCGACAATCGCTTTATTCTGGCCGGGCGCCTGAAACTTGGAACCATCGTTGGGGCCGAAGTGGCCGAATTGCCGCCGGACCAGCTGTTCTTCGCTGGTGGCGGTGGTTCGATACGCGGCTATGCCTACCGCAATGTCGGCGTCAATGTGACAAGAGATGGCGAGAATTTCGTCATTGGCGGCCGTTCGTTGATCGAAAGCTCAGTGGAGGCACGTGTCCGCATGACGGATACGATCGGTGTCGTCGGCTTCGTCGATGCGGGCTATGTGGGCGAGGAATCCTTCCCGGACTTCGCCGAACAGCTGAGGGTCGGCGTCGGCGCGGGTCTGCGCTATAATACCGGCCTCGGTCCCATCCGGCTTGATTTCGCCGTACCGCTCGACCGGACCGATGATGATCCAGATTTTGCTTTCTACGTTGGCATAGGACAGGCGTTTTGA
- a CDS encoding type II toxin-antitoxin system VapB family antitoxin — MPLYIKDDRIDDLARRYQAAVKAPSKTEAVRLALQRALDEQLGQPTLAEVAAGFCRNLRSKANLNKGLPADKAFRDSLYD; from the coding sequence ATGCCGCTCTATATCAAAGACGACAGGATAGACGACCTAGCACGCCGATATCAGGCCGCAGTCAAGGCGCCCTCCAAAACCGAGGCCGTGAGGCTTGCCTTGCAACGCGCACTCGACGAACAGCTTGGTCAGCCTACGCTGGCCGAGGTAGCCGCGGGCTTTTGCCGGAACCTTAGGTCTAAGGCTAATCTCAATAAGGGCCTGCCCGCAGACAAGGCATTTCGAGACAGTCTTTACGACTAA
- a CDS encoding type II toxin-antitoxin system VapC family toxin → MFIDASAMVAMMTDEDDARTLAARLQSSNNRMTSPSAVWETAINVAHILGIEITEASSAVQAFLTAVNIQLVSIPPEAAFVAITAFDRYGKKRHPADLNFGDCFAYACARHYRLPLLYKGNDFSKTDIEAA, encoded by the coding sequence ATGTTCATAGATGCTTCGGCCATGGTGGCCATGATGACCGACGAGGATGATGCACGTACACTCGCAGCGCGCTTACAATCTTCCAACAATCGTATGACCTCGCCATCGGCAGTCTGGGAAACCGCGATCAATGTTGCTCATATTCTTGGAATTGAGATCACCGAGGCGTCGAGTGCCGTACAGGCGTTTCTCACTGCAGTGAATATCCAGCTGGTTTCAATACCGCCGGAGGCAGCATTCGTGGCCATCACGGCGTTTGATCGTTATGGCAAGAAACGCCATCCCGCCGATTTGAATTTCGGTGACTGTTTTGCCTATGCGTGCGCGCGCCACTACCGCCTGCCCCTGCTCTACAAGGGCAATGATTTTTCCAAGACAGATATTGAGGCTGCGTAA
- a CDS encoding D-amino acid dehydrogenase: MTNIAIIGAGITGVTTAYALARQGYSVTVFDRNRYAAMETSFANGGQLSASNAEVWNSWSTVLKGMKWMLRKDAPLLMNPKPSWHKYSWMAEFVMNIPHYEKNTIATTKLAIEARKRMFEIAAEEKIDFDLEKRGILHIYRSKYGYDHAVKVNKLLEAGGLDRRAVTNEEISSIEPALNGSFYGGFFTPSDSTGDIHKFTRGLADASVRRGVRFVGDANVQTLAHGADGVVVSWNKASVTPSEVETERFDAIVICAGIASRKFAAQLGDRVNIYPVKGYSITINLNDDESQASAPWVSLLDDDAKIVTSRLGAGRLRVAGTAEYNGENRDIRHDRVKPLVDWSRDLFPGMDTSNVVPWAGLRPMMPNMLPRVGSGKRPGVFYNTGHGHLGWTLSAATAEIVAGHISAAMPVDQQPQTEWLAAAE, from the coding sequence ATGACCAATATTGCCATTATCGGCGCCGGTATCACCGGCGTTACGACCGCTTATGCGCTTGCCCGTCAGGGTTATTCCGTCACCGTTTTCGACCGCAACCGCTATGCCGCGATGGAAACCTCCTTCGCCAATGGCGGGCAGCTTTCGGCGTCCAACGCTGAAGTGTGGAACAGCTGGTCAACCGTTCTCAAGGGCATGAAGTGGATGCTGCGCAAGGATGCCCCGCTGCTGATGAACCCGAAACCATCCTGGCATAAATATTCCTGGATGGCGGAGTTCGTGATGAATATTCCGCACTACGAGAAGAACACGATCGCGACGACGAAGCTCGCCATCGAAGCGCGCAAGCGTATGTTCGAGATCGCTGCCGAAGAGAAGATCGATTTTGATCTCGAAAAGCGCGGCATCCTGCATATTTATCGCTCGAAATACGGCTATGACCACGCCGTTAAGGTCAACAAACTGCTGGAGGCTGGCGGCCTTGATCGTCGTGCTGTGACCAATGAGGAAATCAGCTCGATCGAGCCAGCTCTTAATGGGTCGTTCTATGGCGGCTTCTTCACTCCATCGGATTCCACTGGCGACATCCACAAATTTACCCGCGGCCTTGCCGATGCATCGGTGCGGCGCGGCGTCCGCTTTGTCGGCGATGCCAATGTGCAAACGCTAGCGCACGGTGCGGACGGCGTCGTTGTTTCCTGGAACAAGGCTTCCGTCACACCCTCGGAAGTCGAGACGGAACGCTTCGATGCGATCGTCATTTGTGCAGGCATTGCCAGCCGAAAGTTCGCGGCGCAGCTCGGCGACCGGGTCAATATCTATCCGGTCAAGGGTTACTCGATCACCATTAATCTCAATGATGATGAAAGCCAGGCGTCGGCGCCCTGGGTCAGCCTGCTCGACGATGATGCGAAGATCGTCACGAGCCGCCTCGGCGCCGGACGCCTGCGCGTTGCCGGTACCGCCGAGTATAATGGCGAGAACCGCGACATCCGTCACGACCGCGTCAAGCCGCTGGTCGATTGGAGCCGCGATCTTTTCCCGGGGATGGACACGTCCAACGTCGTGCCATGGGCGGGCCTGCGTCCGATGATGCCGAACATGCTGCCGCGGGTTGGCAGTGGCAAGCGTCCCGGCGTTTTTTACAATACCGGTCATGGTCATCTGGGCTGGACATTGTCAGCGGCGACGGCGGAGATCGTTGCAGGTCACATCAGCGCCGCGATGCCGGTTGATCAGCAGCCGCAAACCGAATGGCTGGCGGCTGCTGAGTAA
- a CDS encoding Lrp/AsnC ligand binding domain-containing protein codes for MKPVFLQLQCFPGKTYEVAAALFEREIVSELYSTSGDYDLLMKIYIPEDQDIGKFINDNVLDIQGIARSLTTMTFTAF; via the coding sequence ATGAAACCCGTCTTCCTGCAGCTGCAATGCTTCCCCGGCAAAACCTATGAAGTCGCGGCTGCGCTTTTCGAACGCGAAATCGTCTCGGAACTCTATTCGACCAGCGGCGACTACGATCTCCTGATGAAGATCTACATTCCCGAGGACCAGGATATCGGCAAGTTCATCAATGACAATGTGCTCGACATCCAGGGCATTGCCCGCTCGCTAACGACAATGACCTTCACCGCGTTTTAA
- the ilvD gene encoding dihydroxy-acid dehydratase, which produces MPPYRSRTTTHGRNMAGARGLWRATGMKDEDFGKPIIAVVNSFTQFVPGHVHLKDLGQLVAREIESAGGVAKEFNTIAVDDGIAMGHDGMLYSLPSREIIADSVEYMVNAHCADAMVCISNCDKITPGMLMAALRLNIPVVFVSGGPMEAGKVVWEDKEKKLDLVDAMVAAADDHISDEEVKAIERSACPTCGSCSGMFTANSMNCLTEALGLSLPGNGSTLATHADRRRLFVEAGHLVVDLARRYYEQDDETVLPRSIASFAAFENAMTLDIAMGGSTNTVLHLLAAAHEGEVDFTMSDIDRLSRRVPVLCKVAPAVANVHMEDVHHAGGVMGILGELDRAGLLDTSVYSVHAANLGAALDRWDVVRTKNKSVHDFFMAAPGGVPTQVAFSQERRFADVDLDREKGVIRNAEHAYSKDGGLAVLYGNLAEDGCIVKTAGVDDSILKFSGPARIFESQDSAVLGILNGGIKPGDIVLIRYEGPRGGPGMQEMLYPTSYLKSKGLGKACALITDGRFSGGSSGLSIGHVSPEAAEGGLIGLVEEGDIIDIDIPNRKIHLAVDDAVLADRRAQMEAKGNAAWKPEEKRKRKITTALRAYGAMATSAARGAVRQIPDEWN; this is translated from the coding sequence ATGCCTCCCTATCGTTCACGCACAACCACACATGGTCGCAACATGGCTGGTGCCCGCGGGCTCTGGCGCGCGACCGGCATGAAGGACGAGGATTTCGGCAAGCCGATTATCGCTGTGGTCAACTCGTTCACCCAGTTCGTACCCGGCCACGTGCATCTGAAGGATCTTGGCCAGCTCGTGGCGCGTGAAATCGAAAGCGCAGGCGGTGTCGCCAAGGAATTCAACACGATCGCGGTCGATGACGGCATCGCCATGGGCCATGACGGCATGCTCTATTCGCTGCCGAGCCGCGAGATCATCGCGGACAGCGTCGAATATATGGTCAACGCCCATTGCGCCGATGCGATGGTGTGCATTTCCAATTGCGACAAGATTACCCCTGGCATGCTAATGGCAGCGCTACGCCTCAACATCCCGGTTGTGTTCGTTTCCGGCGGCCCGATGGAGGCCGGCAAGGTTGTCTGGGAAGACAAGGAAAAGAAGCTCGACCTGGTCGATGCCATGGTCGCGGCTGCGGATGACCATATATCAGACGAGGAAGTCAAGGCCATCGAGCGTTCGGCCTGCCCGACCTGCGGTTCCTGCTCCGGCATGTTCACGGCTAACTCGATGAACTGCCTGACCGAGGCACTCGGACTGTCGCTGCCGGGCAATGGCTCGACGCTGGCAACCCACGCGGATCGTCGCCGCCTCTTCGTCGAGGCCGGTCATCTGGTCGTCGATCTTGCCCGCCGTTATTACGAGCAGGACGACGAAACGGTGCTGCCGCGCTCGATCGCATCCTTTGCGGCATTCGAAAACGCCATGACCCTCGATATCGCCATGGGCGGCTCGACCAATACGGTCCTGCATCTGCTGGCCGCAGCCCATGAGGGCGAGGTCGATTTCACCATGAGCGATATCGACCGGCTTTCACGTCGCGTTCCAGTGCTTTGCAAAGTGGCGCCTGCGGTCGCCAATGTGCACATGGAAGACGTTCACCATGCCGGTGGCGTCATGGGCATTCTCGGCGAACTCGACCGCGCCGGTCTGCTCGATACGTCGGTCTATTCGGTACATGCGGCCAATCTGGGCGCGGCGCTCGATCGCTGGGATGTGGTTCGCACCAAGAACAAGTCCGTGCATGATTTCTTCATGGCAGCACCAGGCGGCGTGCCGACGCAGGTCGCCTTCAGCCAGGAACGCCGCTTCGCCGATGTCGATCTCGATCGCGAGAAGGGCGTCATCCGCAATGCGGAACATGCCTATTCCAAGGATGGCGGACTGGCAGTGCTTTATGGGAATCTCGCCGAAGACGGCTGCATTGTCAAAACAGCAGGTGTCGACGACTCGATCCTCAAATTCTCCGGCCCTGCCCGCATCTTCGAAAGCCAGGACAGTGCCGTGCTCGGCATCCTCAATGGCGGCATCAAACCGGGCGATATCGTGCTGATCCGCTACGAGGGCCCACGCGGCGGACCCGGTATGCAGGAAATGCTCTATCCGACCAGCTATCTGAAATCCAAAGGCCTTGGCAAGGCCTGCGCCCTGATCACCGATGGCCGGTTTTCAGGCGGTTCCTCGGGCCTCTCCATCGGCCACGTTTCGCCGGAAGCGGCGGAAGGCGGCTTGATCGGCCTCGTCGAGGAAGGCGATATCATCGATATCGACATCCCCAACCGCAAGATCCATCTTGCCGTCGATGATGCAGTTCTCGCCGACCGGCGCGCGCAGATGGAAGCCAAGGGCAATGCCGCCTGGAAGCCGGAGGAGAAGCGCAAGCGCAAGATCACCACTGCGTTGCGCGCCTATGGCGCCATGGCGACGAGTGCGGCTAGGGGTGCGGTGCGGCAGATCCCGGATGAGTGGAACTGA